From Pseudodesulfovibrio sp. S3, one genomic window encodes:
- a CDS encoding response regulator, whose product MDTADRPTVLVVDDNRLNIDLLVDILKDDYKLLVALNGISALELIQNTLPDIILLDIMMPEMDGYEVCKRLKSAPRTQSIPIIFITAKAQTEDEAKGLSLGAVDYITKPVNPAIVQARIKTHLALYNQNRELEEKVRVRTSELESSREKANEASKAKSAFLANISHELRTPLNHIMGLSSLLLEMDDNPERMELIRPINEGAAQLTGLFDQLLSLTMLESDAIRIRFQAFDFMKALSQQTAIFRAYAQRRGLEFEFVTQETLPTAVHGAPVETVQALNNILLNAFRYTEKGKVTLEIRIDPDNFAGADADKVMLRFMVKDTGIGIPEERLKTIFNSFEIGEKVMTKRLSGSGIGLTISKYLIEKLNGKIWVESAPGKGSTFYFSLPFTILDRLPDKELADGTP is encoded by the coding sequence ATGGACACAGCCGACCGTCCTACAGTACTGGTTGTCGACGACAACCGACTCAACATCGACCTTCTGGTGGATATTCTCAAGGACGACTACAAATTACTGGTAGCCCTGAACGGCATCTCTGCCCTTGAACTCATCCAGAACACCCTCCCGGATATCATTCTCCTGGACATCATGATGCCGGAAATGGATGGCTATGAGGTCTGCAAACGGCTCAAAAGCGCTCCTCGAACTCAGTCGATTCCGATCATCTTCATCACGGCCAAGGCCCAGACCGAAGACGAGGCCAAGGGGTTGTCCCTGGGGGCCGTGGACTACATAACCAAACCGGTCAATCCGGCCATTGTCCAGGCCCGCATCAAGACACATCTGGCCCTCTACAACCAGAACCGCGAACTCGAAGAAAAAGTCCGCGTCCGCACCAGCGAACTCGAATCAAGCAGGGAAAAGGCTAACGAGGCCAGCAAAGCCAAGTCGGCATTCCTGGCCAACATCAGCCATGAACTGCGCACCCCGCTCAACCACATCATGGGTTTGTCCAGCCTGCTCCTGGAAATGGATGACAACCCGGAGCGGATGGAGCTGATCCGCCCGATCAACGAAGGTGCCGCGCAACTGACCGGCCTGTTCGACCAGCTGCTGAGTCTGACCATGCTGGAATCCGACGCCATTAGGATCCGGTTCCAGGCCTTTGACTTCATGAAGGCCCTGTCGCAGCAGACCGCCATCTTTCGGGCCTATGCCCAACGGCGAGGACTGGAGTTCGAATTCGTCACCCAGGAAACGCTGCCCACCGCAGTACACGGTGCGCCCGTCGAGACCGTACAGGCCCTGAACAACATTCTTCTCAATGCCTTCCGGTACACCGAAAAGGGCAAAGTAACCCTGGAAATCCGCATCGACCCGGACAACTTTGCCGGTGCCGACGCCGATAAGGTCATGTTGCGGTTCATGGTCAAGGACACCGGCATCGGCATCCCCGAAGAACGCCTGAAAACCATCTTCAACAGCTTCGAAATCGGGGAAAAGGTCATGACCAAGCGGCTGAGTGGCTCCGGTATCGGCCTGACCATCTCAAAATACCTCATAGAAAAACTCAACGGTAAAATCTGGGTGGAAAGTGCGCCGGGCAAGGGGAGCACCTTCTATTTTTCCCTGCCCTTCACCATATTGGACAGACTGCCGGACAAAGAACTGGCCGACGGCACTCCCTAA
- a CDS encoding ABC transporter permease, with product MEMFALTIAAVLIAGAPLVLATLGETLTEKAGIINLSLDGSILLAAMAAFAVSTTFDSPWLGAVAGMGVGAGIAGLLGLIGIYLGQSQLAVGFILTLLSRDLAYFLGHNFSRQPGPDLGLWTIPGIGNVPFLGPIFGSQSPVVYMGLAAIFCCWWWMYHTEGGMRLRAVGESPRAAFGRGIRVRLVRLCYCLAGGALVGLAGAAYSLAVKPGWGRPQGCEGAGWIALAIVIFGGWHPVRAALGAFFFAALQVSGIYLQEMFPSIPAPVFQVAPFPMMILTLLAVNMGRMGWVQDIVRRHPFLKSLSKGWSIEAPAALGQDFDSKKGL from the coding sequence ATGGAAATGTTCGCACTGACCATCGCCGCCGTACTGATAGCCGGAGCCCCGCTGGTGCTGGCCACCCTGGGCGAGACACTCACAGAGAAAGCGGGCATCATCAACCTCTCGCTGGACGGTTCCATCCTGCTTGCTGCCATGGCTGCTTTCGCAGTCAGCACCACCTTTGACAGCCCGTGGCTCGGCGCTGTGGCGGGCATGGGCGTGGGGGCGGGCATTGCCGGACTGCTCGGACTGATCGGCATCTACCTCGGCCAGTCACAACTCGCCGTGGGCTTCATCCTGACCCTGCTCTCCCGTGATCTGGCCTATTTCCTGGGACACAATTTTTCTCGCCAGCCCGGACCGGACCTCGGCCTGTGGACCATCCCCGGCATAGGAAACGTCCCCTTCCTCGGCCCCATATTCGGTTCCCAGTCACCGGTGGTCTATATGGGGCTGGCCGCCATTTTCTGCTGCTGGTGGTGGATGTATCACACCGAGGGCGGCATGAGATTGCGGGCCGTGGGCGAATCCCCGCGCGCAGCCTTTGGCCGCGGCATACGGGTGCGCCTGGTCAGACTCTGCTATTGCCTGGCGGGCGGAGCCCTGGTGGGTCTGGCCGGAGCCGCCTATTCCCTGGCCGTCAAGCCCGGATGGGGCCGTCCCCAGGGCTGCGAAGGCGCAGGCTGGATCGCCCTGGCCATCGTCATCTTCGGCGGCTGGCATCCTGTACGGGCCGCGCTCGGCGCATTCTTCTTCGCCGCCCTCCAGGTATCGGGCATTTATCTTCAGGAAATGTTCCCGTCCATCCCGGCCCCGGTGTTCCAGGTGGCCCCTTTCCCCATGATGATCCTCACGTTGCTGGCCGTGAACATGGGCCGCATGGGCTGGGTGCAGGACATCGTGCGCCGCCACCCGTTCCTGAAATCCTTATCCAAAGGTTGGTCCATAGAAGCTCCTGCCGCCCTCGGCCAGGACTTTGATTCCAAAAAGGGACTGTGA
- a CDS encoding PAS domain S-box protein: protein MANPELKNELERSRQRVAELESDLVKSESKWRSVLEHMPQIGVSLNPDGKIVFANQHFLDLTGWKFEEIYLKSWFDLFLPEDVREDVRGVFLRSKEQKQVGPHSQYRNEIVTRDGSLRPVLWFNVLTQAPDGSVADITCLGIDQTFEEQARESTEKANRALRLNMAHLRTLVETIPELVWLKDVDGVFVTCNHRFERFYGASEADIVGKTDYDFVDRELAEFFRANDRAAIEAGKSVINEETVTYKDDGHTEELETIKTPMYDDRGELIGVLGVARDITERKRIEHALKESELRFKTLHNASFGGIAIHDKGLILDCNQGLSDITGYATEELIGMDGLLLIAESSRGLVMQHILEGYEELYEAFGLRKNGKEYPLQLEARNIPYKGAMVRVVEFRDITERKRAELELKDSEQRHRAIFENSPLGVVRFSKEGTILDCNDNFVALMGSSKEELVGFIAERQSNLKMYEALAMAMAGQASSYEDYYTSVTGNKTIFLHAQFNPVNPGQSPTEVIATMEDFGERKEAQDELRRAKEEAEAYSQSKTEFLTNMSHEIRTPLNGIMGMLQLMQTTGLDDEQSEYTQAALKSSRRLMNLLSDILDLSRVEAGKMVVQRTPFDLPKACEQVCEMFRLTSAQTGVALKCDIDALLPRMALGDAVRLQQVLTNLVGNAFKFTTHGQIVLSAHRLPDVSSNEYRILFSVSDTGVGIPDAELGTLFDPFTQVSQGYTRTHQGAGLGLSICKRLVTLMGGAMTIESEEGVGTSLYFAIPFGRSEQLPKASPSKDRGQAVVEKSFSILLAEDERVNSLVTQRILEKDGHAVTAVENGRQAIEALQARDYDVVLMDIQMPEMDGIEATRAIRTGLAGEGRASIPIIAVTAYAMVGDREIFLNAGMDGYVVKPIELEALRTVFAEIRGGENELA, encoded by the coding sequence ATGGCAAATCCTGAATTAAAAAATGAACTCGAACGCAGTCGGCAGAGAGTGGCCGAGCTGGAAAGCGACCTGGTGAAATCCGAGTCGAAATGGCGCAGCGTGCTTGAACACATGCCGCAGATCGGCGTCAGCTTGAATCCTGACGGGAAAATAGTTTTTGCCAATCAGCATTTTCTCGATCTGACCGGGTGGAAGTTCGAGGAAATATACCTGAAGAGCTGGTTTGACCTGTTTCTCCCCGAGGATGTTCGAGAGGATGTTCGGGGCGTGTTCCTGCGGTCAAAGGAACAGAAACAGGTGGGGCCGCATTCGCAATACCGGAATGAGATCGTAACCAGGGACGGCAGCCTTCGTCCCGTGCTCTGGTTCAATGTCCTGACCCAGGCCCCTGACGGAAGTGTTGCGGATATCACTTGCCTGGGCATCGACCAGACCTTCGAGGAACAGGCCAGGGAGTCAACGGAGAAGGCGAATCGGGCACTCAGGCTCAATATGGCGCATCTCCGCACCTTGGTGGAAACCATACCTGAACTTGTGTGGTTGAAGGACGTGGATGGTGTCTTCGTCACCTGCAACCATCGGTTCGAGCGATTTTACGGGGCCTCGGAAGCGGATATAGTGGGCAAGACAGACTATGATTTTGTTGACAGGGAGCTGGCCGAGTTCTTCAGGGCAAACGACCGGGCTGCCATAGAGGCGGGTAAATCCGTGATCAACGAAGAGACGGTTACCTACAAGGACGACGGACATACCGAAGAACTCGAGACCATCAAGACGCCCATGTACGACGATAGGGGAGAGCTTATCGGTGTGCTCGGGGTTGCCAGGGATATTACGGAGCGCAAACGGATAGAGCATGCGTTGAAAGAGAGCGAATTGCGTTTCAAGACGCTGCACAACGCCTCTTTTGGCGGCATAGCCATCCATGACAAGGGACTCATTCTGGACTGCAACCAAGGATTGTCCGATATTACCGGCTATGCCACCGAAGAGTTGATTGGCATGGACGGGCTGCTGCTCATTGCCGAATCGTCCCGAGGGTTGGTCATGCAACACATCCTTGAAGGTTACGAGGAACTTTACGAGGCTTTCGGACTTCGCAAGAACGGCAAGGAATACCCGCTTCAGTTGGAGGCGAGAAATATTCCTTACAAGGGCGCGATGGTCAGGGTCGTCGAGTTCCGGGATATTACGGAGCGCAAACGGGCGGAATTGGAACTCAAGGACAGTGAACAGCGGCACAGGGCCATTTTTGAAAATTCTCCGTTGGGCGTGGTCCGTTTCAGCAAGGAGGGCACCATTCTCGATTGCAACGATAATTTCGTGGCATTGATGGGGTCCTCCAAAGAGGAGCTGGTCGGATTCATTGCCGAGCGCCAGAGTAATCTCAAAATGTATGAAGCACTGGCCATGGCCATGGCGGGTCAGGCTTCATCCTATGAAGATTATTATACTTCGGTGACGGGTAATAAGACAATTTTTCTGCATGCGCAGTTCAACCCGGTGAATCCCGGTCAGTCGCCCACCGAAGTGATTGCCACCATGGAGGATTTCGGGGAACGCAAGGAAGCGCAGGACGAGTTGAGAAGGGCCAAGGAAGAGGCCGAAGCGTACAGCCAGTCCAAGACCGAGTTTCTGACCAACATGAGTCATGAGATCAGAACCCCGCTGAACGGAATCATGGGAATGCTGCAGCTCATGCAGACGACCGGGTTGGATGATGAGCAGTCGGAGTATACTCAGGCTGCTCTCAAATCCTCGCGGCGGTTGATGAACCTGCTCTCCGATATTCTTGATCTTTCGAGAGTAGAGGCTGGCAAGATGGTGGTGCAGAGGACTCCTTTCGACCTGCCGAAGGCCTGTGAACAGGTCTGCGAAATGTTCAGGCTCACTTCAGCGCAGACCGGTGTCGCCCTGAAGTGCGACATCGATGCCCTCCTTCCCCGGATGGCTCTGGGAGATGCCGTCCGGTTGCAGCAGGTGCTTACCAACCTGGTGGGCAACGCGTTCAAGTTCACGACGCACGGCCAAATCGTCCTGTCCGCGCACAGATTGCCCGATGTCTCGTCAAATGAATACCGTATCCTGTTTTCCGTTTCGGATACAGGCGTCGGAATCCCCGACGCCGAACTCGGCACCCTGTTCGATCCCTTTACTCAGGTCAGCCAGGGATACACCCGGACCCACCAGGGGGCCGGCCTGGGGCTGTCCATATGCAAGCGTCTCGTGACTCTGATGGGCGGCGCCATGACCATCGAAAGCGAGGAAGGCGTGGGGACCTCGTTATATTTTGCGATTCCCTTTGGCAGAAGTGAACAGCTACCGAAGGCGTCCCCGTCAAAGGACCGTGGCCAGGCCGTGGTCGAGAAGTCGTTCAGCATTCTCCTGGCGGAGGATGAGCGTGTCAACAGTCTGGTCACGCAGCGGATTCTTGAAAAGGACGGACATGCTGTCACTGCCGTGGAAAATGGTCGGCAAGCGATTGAGGCCCTGCAGGCCCGGGATTACGATGTCGTACTGATGGACATCCAGATGCCGGAGATGGACGGCATCGAGGCCACCCGTGCGATACGGACCGGACTTGCCGGAGAGGGCCGGGCGTCGATTCCGATTATTGCCGTGACTGCGTATGCCATGGTCGGCGACAGGGAAATATTTTTGAATGCAGGCATGGACGGCTACGTGGTCAAGCCGATCGAGTTGGAAGCGTTGCGGACGGTGTTCGCGGAAATTCGTGGCGGGGAGAACGAGTTGGCCTGA